A window from Fragaria vesca subsp. vesca linkage group LG5, FraVesHawaii_1.0, whole genome shotgun sequence encodes these proteins:
- the LOC101296389 gene encoding mediator of RNA polymerase II transcription subunit 25-like → MAEKQLIVVVEGTMAMQPYWPTVFCDYVEKIIRSLPGNELSGCGQKPSSTSTVEMSLITFNTHGSGCLVQRSGWTRDIELFLQWLSALPLNGGGFSDAAIAEGLSEALMMFLTIQNGSQNQQNVDFQKHCILVAASDPCPLPTPGYRPQMQNMEQSEISDAQTESCLYDAEAVAKSFAQCFVSLSIICPKQLPKLRAIYNAGKRNPRAADPPIDNVKTPHFLVLISENFIEAQATLSRPGSTTLPSYLKASVGSVTKPHERYPGWKMSNKKKGLTSLPPPTSNPSGSSSGTSTMNPTLGISQQAQSGIQSLGADNSSVSNPLSQQTSSALHPAQFEFVKVWEGNLYFSGRRQGPPVFITRLEGYICFSASVALAVNLPPTLQIVRVTPQELMYSRHFVRRVKYQIFKAMDQNDFFGMLQEKKLCAIIKLPSEILLLSVSDKLNCMVGMVCPLDLFLSAPQPTGGEQGQVTTEASASTDAATAAAGIQGLVLSEPQTGGEQGQVTTEASASTDAAAATTTRA, encoded by the exons ATGGCGGAGAAGCAGTTGATCGTGGTCGTTGAAGGCACGATGGCCATGCAGCCTTACTGGCCCACCGTCTTCTGCGATTACGTCGAGAAGATCATCAG GTCCTTACCCGGAAACGAGTTATCTGGATGTGGTCAG AAGCCCTCCTCCACCTCTACCGTTGAGATGTCTCTGATCACATTCAACACTCATGGATCTG GTTGCTTGGTACAACGGAGTGGTTGGACAAGAGACATTGAACTTTTCTTACAATGGTTATCAGCTCTTCCCTTAAATGGTGGTGGTTTTAGTGATGCTGCAATTGCAGAAGGGCTGTCTGAAGCCCTAATG ATGTTCTTGACCATTCAAAATGGAAGCCAAAATCAACAAAATGTGGATTTTCAAAAGCATTGCATTCTTGTTGCTGCTAGTGACCCTTGTCCCCTTCCCACACCAGGCTATAGACCACAAATGCAAAACATGGAGCAGAGTGAAATTTCTGATGCGCAAACCGAAAGCTGTCTGTATGATGCTGAGGCTGTTGCTAAATCATTTGCACAG TGCTTTGTTTCTCTGTCAATCATCTGTCCAAAACAGCTTCCTAAACTCAGAGCTATTTACAATGCG GGAAAGCGCAACCCCCGGGCAGCAGATCCACCTATTGATAATGTGAAAACCCCCCACTTTCTCGTTCTAATCTCAGAGAATTTTATTGAGGCACAGGCTACTTTAAGTCGTCCTGGAAGTACGACTTTACCCTCATATCTGAAAGCTTCTGTTGGATCAGTAACAAAGCCGCATGAACGTTATCCCGGTTGGAAAATGTCAAATAAGAAGAAGGGCCTTACCAGCCTTCCACCTCCAACTTCTAATCCATCTG GTTCCTCCTCTGGAACCAGTACAATGAATCCTACTCTTGGAATCTCTCAACAAGCCCAATCTGGGATACAGTCGCTTGGTGCAGACAATAGTTCGGTATCTAATCCGTTGTCACAACAAACGTCAAGTGCTCTGCATCCTGCACAATTCGAATTTGTAAAAGTCTGGGAG GGAAATTTATATTTTTCTGGGCGGAGACAAGGACCACCTGTGTTTATTACTAGATTGGAA GGATACATATGTTTTTCAGCATCTGTGGC GCTTGCAGTAAACTTGCCACCGACATTGCAAATAGTCAGGGTCACACCTCAGGAACTCATGTATAGCAG GCATTTTGTGAGACGGGTAAAATATCAAATATTTAAGGCAATGGATCAGAATGACTTTTTTGGGATGTTGCAAGAAAAAAAGCTT TGTGCTATCATCAAATTGCCGTCTGAGATACTACTGCTATCTGTTTCGGATAAACTTAACTGCATGGTTGGAATGGTGTGCCCATTG GATTTGTTTCTGTCAGCGCCACAACCAACAGGTGGTGAGCAAGGACAGGTAACAACAGAAGCCTCAGCTTCAACAGATGCAGCAACAGCAGCCGCAGGGATTCAGGGTTTGGTTCTGTCAGAGCCACAAACAGGTGGTGAGCAAGGACAGGTAACAACAGAAGCCTCAGCTTCAACAGATGCAGCCGCAGCGACCACAACAAGGGCCTAA
- the LOC101296672 gene encoding uncharacterized protein LOC101296672 has protein sequence MNEETPTVESDPSNPFDRKSDIGDGDAASPLSRYSSFGESEYERYCSANSAMGTPSMCSTVTVFNDFPEPDFGSVRSLGFVEEGEGFSLGGRSDRSSNREDRRPSSSGGVEFSKEDGVRGRPGVKYGSSGLELYGNEDDDVGVGGGDASELMSWKVEKSGPPGLMEGSELKCGSDGSDEEGEEGRGVSGGGVVGEDSVMDREDTREVGSGSQLGMEVEERCFDEEVEREEGASSRNEYSEDEGSMYNYGTEDEAKGEFNHQRDVKYYEQSKPKKENENPFLMNSSVAFGSEDWDDFMQESEQSNRNSFSKSVFQDRKELNMESERKGLNSHSVTSHEGACQTEQGKDVTDMPRGSKHVEADNNVAANVKSFRKPAESPNFAEPEGVEDVRDIPVASYQVQAIDDLIEVTKSSITTPTGFQNVEEPEQEDVKDMELTKNKSPGPDESANDPKDSLFANFSRIQLHSEAKEAPGKKGFNIVVDDISDVHTCINTEVTGIDDGQDLCDKNLGKIKVKLDPLSEISSGQLSIHSTRPPSSMKAEFFEDHKPNTPTVTFENNMRKNAHVSEDLSEEYPMPLKTDNLEVNELYDEFVNDMEEILLDSAESPGARFSQGNRNLQSQLSLPLRDGGSTASTSGTDDAYLFNQHSLRIDGVEVVGARQKKGDVSFSERLVGVKEYTVYKMRVWSGNDQWEVERRYRDFFTLYRRLKTLFADHGWSLPSPWFAVEKESRKIFGNASPDVIAERSMLIQECLQSVLHYRFFSSPPSALVWFLSPQDSFPSSMSSNTPDSVNRKANTENVSTLGKTISLIVEVRPYKSLKQMLEAQHYMCAGCHKHFDDGKTPIRDFAQTFGWGKPRLCEYTGQLFCSSCHTNEIAVIPARVLHHWDFTQYAVSQLAKSYLDSIHDQPMLCVSAVNPFLFTKVPALLQVMGVRKKIGAMLPYVRCPFRRSINKGLGSRKYLLESNDFFALRDLIDLSKGAFAVLPVMVETVLSKIRGHITEQCLICCDVGVPCGARQACNDPSSLIFPFQEDEIERCASCESVFHKLCFKKLTDCPCGEQLRPDEPADGRRANSVLGLEVSGVLDLFGKGSGSGLLSGLFSKAKTDSPREHKDGDNVILMGSFPPSSL, from the exons ATGAATGAAGAGACTCCGACTGTCGAGTCCGATCCGTCGAATCCGTTCGATCGAAAATCGGACATCGGCGACGGCGACGCCGCGTCGCCTCTTTCGCGGTACTCCTCGTTCGGGGAGTCGGAGTACGAGCGCTATTGCAGCGCCAACTCGGCTATGGGGACGCCGAGCATGTGTAGCACGGTCACAGTTTTCAATGATTTTCCGGAGCCGGATTTCGGTTCGGTGAGGAGTTTAGGGTTTGTGGAAGAAGGTGAGGGTTTCAGTTTGGGAGGGAGGAGTGATAGGAGTAGTAATCGAGAGGATCGGAGGCCTTCCAGTAGTGGTGGGGTTGAGTTTAGTAAGGAGGATGGTGTTAGAGGGCGTCCGGGTGTTAAATATGGGTCTAGTGGCTTGGAGTTGTATGGAAATGAGGATGATGATGTTGGAGTTGGTGGCGGTGATGCGAGTGAGTTGATGTCTTGGAAGGTTGAGAAGAGTGGACCGCCTGGTTTGATGGAGGGTTCAGAGTTGAAGTGTGGTTCGGATGGTAGTGATGAGGAGGGTGAGGAAGGTAGGGGAGTGTCGGGAGGAGGAGTTGTGGGGGAAGATAGTGTGATGGATCGAGAGGACACGAGAGAGGTTGGAAGTGGTTCTCAGCTGGGGATGGAAGTTGAAGAGAGGTGTTTTGATGAAGAGGTGGAGAGGGAAGAAGGGGCGTCGTCTAGAAATGAGTATTCCGAGGATGAGGGGTCTATGTACAACTATGGTACTGAGGATGAGGCTAAGGGTGAGTTTAATCATCAGAGGGATGTAAAATACTATGAGCAATCAAAACCGAAGAAGGAAAATGAGAATCCATTTCTTATGAACTCATCTGTGGCGTTTGGTTCTGAGGATTGGGATGATTTTATGCAAGAGAGTGAACAAAGTAATAGAAATTCTTTCTCCAAGAGTGTGTTCCAGGACCGGAAAGAACTGAATATGGAAAGTGAAAGGAAAGGTTTGAATTCTCATTCAGTCACTTCACATGAGGGTGCGTGTCAAACTGAGCAAGGGAAGGATGTGACTGACATGCCCAGAGGTAGCAAACACGTTGAAGCTGATAACAATGTGGCAGCAAATGTTAAAAGTTTCAGAAAACCAGCTGAGTCTCCAAATTTTGCTGAACCAGAGGGAGTAGAAGATGTGAGGGACATTCCTGTGGCCAGTTATCAGGTCCAAGCTATTGATGATTTGATTGAAGTTACCAAAAGTTCTATTACCACGCCAACTGGTTTTCAAAACGTTGAGGAACCAGAGCAGGAAGATGTGAAAGATATGGAATTGACCAAGAATAAAAGTCCAGGTCCTGACGAATCAGCAAATGATCCTAAAGATTCGTTGTTTGCCAATTTCTCCAGAATACAGCTCCATTCAGAAGCAAAAGAAGCTCCGGGGAAAAAGGGTTTCAACATTGTGGTTGATGACATATCTGATGTGCATACGTGTATTAATACTGAGGTCACTGGGATTGATGATGGTCAAGATTTATGTGATAAAAATTTGGGGAAGATAAAAGTTAAACTGGACCCCCTTTCTGAGATATCAAGTGGTCAACTGAGTATCCATTCAACCAGACCTCCTTCAAGTATGAAGGCAGAATTCTTTGAAGACCATAAGCCAAATACGCCAACCGTAACTTTTGAAAATAATATGAGGAAAAATGCTCATGTTTCGGAAGATCTCTCTGAAGAATATCCTATGCCACTTAAG ACAGATAATTTGGAGGTGAACGAGTTGTATGATGAGTTTGTTAATGACATGGAAGAAATATTGCTCGACTCTGCAGAGTCCCCAGGAGCAAGGTTCAGTCAAGGTAACAGGAACTTACAGTCACAACTATCTCTACCACTACGAGATGGTGGATCGACTGCTTCTACTTCTGGTACAGATGATGCTTACCTGTTTAATCAGCACTCCCTCAGAATTGATGGGGTTGAAGTGGTGGGTGCAAGGCAGAAGAAGGGAGATGTCTCCTTTAGTGAAAGACTGGTAGGAGTGAAGGAATACACTGTTTATAAAATGAGAGTGTGGAGTGGCAATGATCAGTGGGAGGTTGAACGTCGGTATCGTGATTTCTTTACACTCTACCGTCGCTTGAAAACGTTGTTTGCTGACCATGGATGGAGTCTACCTTCTCCCTGGTTTGCTGTAGAAAAGGAATCCAGAAAGATTTTTGGAAATGCATCTCCCGATGTTATTGCAGAGAGAAGCATGCTCATACAAGAGTGTCTACAGTCCGTTCTTCATTATAGATTCTTTTCAAGTCCTCCGAGTGCATTGGTTTGGTTTTTGTCTCCTCAAGATTCATTTCCTAGCTCCATGTCATCAAATACACCTGACTCTGTTAATAGAAAGGCAAATACAGAAAATGTGTCCACTTTAGGAAAGACGATATCACTTATTGTTGAAGTTCGACCATACAAATCTTTGAAGCAGATGCTAGAAGCACAACATTATATGTGTGCAGGATGCCACAAACATTTTGATGATGGAAAGACCCCGATACGGGATTTTGCACAGACATTTGGATGGGGCAAACCTCGATTGTGTGAATATACAGGTCAATTATTTTGCTCTTCATGCCATACGAATGAGATTGCGGTGATACCAGCAAGAGTCTTGCATCACTGGGATTTTACTCAATATGCAGTGTCACAGTTGGCTAAATCTTATCTCGATTCTATACATGACCAA CCAATGCTGTGTGTCAGTGCAGTTAATCCATTCCTTTTCACAAAGGTCCCAGCCTTGCTTCAGGTTATGGGTGTTAGGAAGAAAATAGGGGCTATGCTTCCATATGTTCGCTGCCCGTTCCGCAGGTCAATCAACAAAGGTCTTGGGTCTAGAAAATATCTCCTAGAAAGCAATGATTTTTTTGCACTGAGAGACCTCATTGATCTTTCAAAAGGAGCCTTTGCAG TGCTGCCTGTGATGGTGGAAACTGTCTTAAGTAAAATTCGTGGGCATATAACAGAGCAGTGTCTCATATGCTGTGATGTGGGAGTTCCCTGTGGTGCACGACAAGCATGCAATGACCCTTCATCTCTCATTTTCCCTTTTCAG GAAGATGAAATTGAAAGGTGCGCATCTTGTGAATCAGTATTTCATAAGCTTTGCTTCAAAAAGCTCACAGACTGCCCTTGTGGAGAACAACTGAGACCCGATGAGCCTGCAGACGGTAGGAGGGCAAACTCTGTTCTTGGACTTGAGGTTAGTGGAGTATTGGACTTGTTTGGGAAAGGATCAGGTTCTGGATTACTCTCGGGATTATTTTCAAAGGCGAAGACAGATAGCCCAAGGGAACATAAAGACGGCGACAATGTCATTTTGATGGGTTCCTTTCCACCTAGTTCATTATAA
- the LOC101305072 gene encoding U3 small nucleolar ribonucleoprotein protein mpp10-like yields MHQNTTPTQLERRGIMAAGSEALNTVKATEPTQWLAPSPELSENARAALKSLFSSLRPFTPKSPFNELLVEEDFDAEQIWQQIDIQSQPLISSLRREVKRYEKNPEEIKTLKVVVEGEEKVLESQNEEKDSEDFDEESDDEEEGDDVEENEDDDEDEEEEEEENVEEEEEGDGEKNEIEDGFFNVKALGKYLKTTEAEEYENESEEGADEDGDEKDEEDEAQELMNLDESEDDGDGKGARYEDFFGKKELSTHKKEISIHDKDLSTHEREQLKLKAEIEQREKTMLDPKTWTMQGEVTAAKRPPNSALEVDLDFEHNVRPAPPITEEVTLAIEDMIRKRIEQDLFDDVQRAPALPTKAPRERKEMDENKSKKGLAEDYEREYVQKMNPDSGPLSSKDEQKHEAEMLFRKLCLKLDALSHFHFTPKPVIEDMSIQDNVPALAMEEIAPVAVSDAAMLAPEEVFSGKGDIKEEAELTQAERKRRRANKKRKFKAVTAKKMAKKPRDSNKDIIEAM; encoded by the exons ATGCACCAGAACACTACCCCTACACAGCTCGAACGCCGCGGAATCATGGCGGCCGGTAGCGAAGCTCTGAACACGGTGAAAGCGACGGAGCCAACGCAGTGGCTGGCGCCGAGCCCGGAGCTATCAGAAAACGCTCGAGCCGCATTGAAGAGCCTCTTCTCCTCTCTCAGACCGTTCACGCCGAAATCGCCTTTCAACGAGCTCCTGGTGGAGGAGGACTTCGACGCCGAGCAGATATGGCAGCAAATCGACATCCAATCCCAGCCGCTCATCTCGAGTCTCCGCCGCGAAGTGAAGCGGTACGAGAAGAATCCGGAGGAGATCAAGACGCTGAAGGTGGTTGTGGAGGGAGAGGAGAAGGTTCTGGAATCTCAGAATGAGGAGAAGGACAGCGAAGATTTCGATGAGGAATCTGATGATGAAGAAGAAGGTGATGACGTGGAGGAAAATGAAGATGATGATGAAGATGAGGAGGAGGAGGAAGAAGAAAATGTAGAAGAGGAAGAAGAAGGAGATGGAGAGAAAAACGAGATCGAAGATGGTTTCTTTAATGTAAAGGCATTAGGGAAGTATTTGAAGACTACCGAAGCGGAGGAATACGAGAATGAGAGTGAAGAAGGAGCTGATGAAGATGGAGATGAGAAAGATGAGGAGGATGAAGCGCAGGAG CTCATGAATCTAGATGAAAGCGAGGACGACGGGGATGGCAAGGGTGCAAG ATATGAAGATTTCTTTGGGAAAAAGGAACTTTCTACCCACAAAAAGGAAATTTCTATCCACGATAAGGATCTTTCTACCCACGAAAGGGAGCAACTGAAACTTAAGGCCGAGATAGAGCAAAGGGAAAAGACAATGTTAGATCCCAAAACTTGGACCATGCAGGGAGAG GTGACTGCAGCAAAAAGGCCACCGAACAGTGCGTTAGAAGTTGATTTAGATTTTGAACACAATGTTAGACCTGCCCCTCCAATCACAGAGGAGGTTACACTAGCAATCGAAGATATGATCCGGAAAAGGATTGAGCAG GATTTGTTTGATGATGTTCAAAGGGCTCCTGCTTTACCTACTAAAGCACCAAGAGAAAGAAAGGAGATG GATGAGAATAAGAGCAAGAAAGGTCTGGCTGAAGATTACGAG CGAGAGTATGTTCAAAAGATGAATCCAGATTCTGGCCCATTGTCATCCAAAGACGAGCAGAAGCATGAG GCAGAAATGCTGTTCAGGAAACTTTGCTTGAAGTTGGATGCTCTTTCTCATTTCCACTTCACTCCAAAACCC GTTATTGAGGATATGTCTATACAAGACAATGTCCCCGCTTTGGCTATGGAAGAG ATTGCACCTGTAGCGGTCTCTGATGCAGCAATGCTAGCTCCTGAGGAAGTATTTTCTGGCAAAGGTGATATCAAAGAAGAAGCGGAACTTACACAGGCAGAGAGAAAAAGGAGGAGAGCTAACAAGAAAAGGAAATTTAAAG CAGTGACAGCCAAAAAAATGGCAAAGAAGCCACGAGACAGCAACAAGGACATCATAGAAGCCATGTGA
- the LOC101305372 gene encoding uncharacterized protein LOC101305372, which produces MEAQEKPEETVSQHSPKLAGTVNWGTATVAGVFAGMLYGGSKEASASVSKDAEVMLKLGSTPDKREQYRMMRDAMEKRFIRVTRGSIIGGVRLGLFTATFYGLQNLLAEKRAVLDVFNIVGAGSATAATFGLLLPGSLQWRGRNMLLGSILGGAIGFPLGWAHLKLVEMANEGNPTLHQREPQSGVGAAIERLEENLNK; this is translated from the exons ATGGAAGCTCAGGAGAAACCCGAAGAAACTGTATCCCAA CATTCTCCGAAACTAGCTGGGACTGTCAACTGGGGGACAGCAACTGTTGCCGGAGTGTTTGCAGGCATGTTGTATGGTGGTAGCAAGGAGGCATCTGCTTCCGTT AGCAAGGATGCTGAAGTTATGTTGAAGCTTGGGAGCACACCAGACAAGCGTGAGCAATATCGTATGATGAGAGATGCAATGGAGAAAAGGTTCATCCGAGTCACGCGGGGTTCAATAATTGGCGGAGTGCGTCTTGGGTTGTTCACTGCTACCTTTTATGGTTTGCAGAATCTGCTTGCTGAGAAAAGGGCTGTGCTAGATGTTTTCAATATTGTGGGAGCTGGTTCTGCCACTGCTGCGACATTCGGGCTATTAT TGCCAGGATCATTACAATGGCGTGGAAGAAATATGTTGCTGGGGTCAATCCTTGGAGGAGCCATTGGTTTCCCACTTG GGTGGGCACACTTGAAGCTGGTGGAGATGGCAAATGAAGGGAATCCCACCTTGCATCAAAGAGAACCACAGAGTGGTGTTGGTGCTGCTATTGAGAGGCTTGAAGAAAATTTGAATAAGTAG
- the LOC101305943 gene encoding uncharacterized protein LOC101305943, with amino-acid sequence MSTTMLILLSLLHLLTLIPSTSGNTCRSFCGNITIDYPFAIHSGCGHPGFRDLLYCINDVLMFHISSGSYRVLEIDYAYQSLTLHDPHMSTCDTIVLGAKGNGFAVEQWRAPYMNPSADNVFMLIGCSAQSPLFQGFPGKHLPCRNVSGMSCEEYYGCPAWDLLGHRMVGSKFGTGPPECCAVPFEAIKSVNLSKLQCEGYSSAYSLAPLRLDGANGWSYGIRVKYSVQENDEFCRSCEATGGTCGYGTDGIRQLCMCGSSNSTSNCDSVKSSSRRTYSKADTVTAVSLMFLLAWIAQK; translated from the exons ATGAGTACCACTATGCTTATTCTTCTCAGCCTCCTGCATCTTCTAACACTAATTCCATCAACTTCAGGCAACACATGTAGATCCTTCTGTGGAAACATAACCATAGACTACCCCTTTGCCATCCATTCCGGGTGTGGCCACCCGGGTTTTCGAGATCTCTTATATTGTATCAACGATGTTCTTATGTTCCATATCAGCTCAGGCTCCTACAGGGTTCTGGAGATAGACTATGCATACCAATCTCTCACACTACATGACCCTCACATGTCAACTTGTGACACCATTGTGCTAGGTGCTAAGGGTAATGGCTTCGCAGTCGAGCAATGGCGGGCGCCATACATGAATCCATCCGCTGACAATGTGTTCATGCTGATAGGCTGCTCAGCTCAGTCGCCACTCTTCCAAGGCTTCCCAGGAAAGCACTTGCCATGTAGAAATGTTTCAGGCATGAGCTGTGAGGAGTACTATGGTTGCCCTGCTTGGGACCTTTTGGGCCATAGAATGGTTGGTTCCAAGTTCGGGACAGGCCCACCTGAGTGCTGTGCTGTGCCCTTTGAGGCTATCAAGTCAGTGAACCTCAGTAAGCTTCAGTGTGAAGGTTACAGCAGTGCTTATAGTCTAGCACCTTTGAGGCTTGATGGGGCTAATGGATGGTCTTATGGGATCCGTGTGAAATATTCTGTTCAAGAAAATGATGAGTTCTGTAGGTCGTGTGAGGCTACCGGAGGCACCTGTGGGTATGGTACTGATGGCATTAGGCAATTGTGCATGTGTGGGAGCTCAAATTCGACATCAAACTGCGATTCTG TGAAATCATCATCAAGAAGAACATACTCAAAGGCAGACACAGTCACTGCAG TGTCACTGATGTTCTTGCTAGCTTGGATTGCACAGAAGTGA